The genomic region CGGCGATCGGCACCAAGTTCGACCCACCGGCCTCGCTCGGCCCCAGCGGCGGCCCCACCACAGCGACGGGCGACTACGGTCGAACCCTGTACTTCTCGTTCTCCCACTAGGCCCTTTTCGGTTGGATCAGGGCCTCTGTGAGGTGCGGTGCCTTCCGGCCGACCCGAGCGGGTCTGGTGCGTGCCAGACCCCGCGACGCCGGGCTGATCCAAACGACGGGGCCTAGCGCGCGCCGGTGGCGGCCAGGAACAGTCAGCTTTCGGCCGTGAGAGCGGTGGTGCGGGCGCTCGATCCCTCACTGAACGGATCCACTTGAGGAAGACGTCGCGGAGCCGATCGCGGTCGTCCGACTCGGGGACCATCTGTCACACCGGCCCCTCCACCTACGGCGGAAAAACTTCGGCTATGCGATGGATTGGATCGACTCCTCTTCACGCCAGGAGGCCACTTGGACAGGGAAAACGCAACTTCGACAGGACCCGCGGAGGCAGCTACCTTCACCTGGCCTTGGGCGATCGCCCACGGTCGCACAGGAGTTCCTTCAGGGAGAGACGCATGCCCCATCTTGCGCTGTACACATTCGGCGTCCTGAAGTCACCTCTCGCCGATCCCGCACCTCTCACGCGCGAGTTCTACGACGTTGGTGAGGCCGTCTACCGGAAGATCAGTCAGCACCCCGGGTACCTCGCGCGTGCTGAAGCGGCAGACGGTGACCGGGGCATGCTCTTCGAGGCGGACTGGGGTGCATGGGGAGAGTTCGCCGTACCGACTTGGTACGACAAGGGCCGTACGGTGGAAACCACCGCCCTGGCCGCGACCCTCTCACTCTGGACCGACCTGCGCCCCGCCTTCGACGCCGTCTACACCGGTCTGCACCGTGAGGCGCTGAACAGGCGTTACGACTGGTTCGAGAGGACAAGGCACCCGAATTACGTGATGTGGTGGGTCTCCGACGGCGTGATACCCACCTGGCAGGACGGGGTTTCCAGGCTGGAACACCTCCACGACCACGGCTCCGCGCCGCACGCCTTCACCTTCCACCACTCGTTCGCCCCGGAGGGAACGCCGACCAGGACCAAATGACGGCGAACAGATGCGTCTGCGGTACGGCGGATCCGCTGGATCTCCGCCATGCACTGCTCCTTGGGCCGGTGGTCCCGGGGCTCAGGCCACCGCGTTCAACAAGTCGGCCGGCACGTCGGGTCGTTCCAGGGTGATGAAGTGGCCGGCCTTCCGTACCTGCGTGAACTCGGCGGCCGGCAGCAGCCGCTTGTCGGCCTCCCGGTCCGAGGGCCGGGACCAGTCCTTCTCGCCGTAGACGAGGTGGACGGGCGCCTTGACCTCCGGGTAGCGCGAGCGGGCCGCGATGAGGCTGGGCAGGGCCTGGTACACACCCCGGGCGACGGTCGGGTAGCCGGGGCGGCGGCCCACCTGGAGGAGCTCGTCCACGTAGTCCTCCCGCAGCGCGCTCTTGTCGCCGAGGCCGCCCTGAAGGATCTTGCGGAGGGCGGGCTTGGGTTCCACCCCGGCGATCACCGGGCCGACTCCGGGGGTGAGGACACCGCTGACCACCACGCGGGCGAGGAGGCTGGACCGGGCGATTCCGCCGGGGAAGTCGTAGGTGTTGACCGCGACGACGCGCCGTACCCGCTCCGGGAGATCGGCGGCGGTGGTCAGGGCGAGCACCGCCCCCATGGACTCCCCTACCAGCGTCACGTCGTGGAGGTCGAGTCCGGTGAGGAGCCGCTCGACGCCCGCGCGCATGGCCGGCTCGTCGTACGACGCGCCGGGCACGATCTCGGAGTAGCCCATCCCCGGCAGGTCGAGGGCGTACACGGTGTAGCGGTCCGCGATCAGCGGGATGAGGAGTCGGAAGTGCTCGGCCTGGGTGCGCACGGTGTGCAGCAGGACCAGGGGAGCGCCGGTGCCCGCCGTGAGGTAGCGCAGGGTTCCCTCGCGGCCGTCACGTCCCGCGCGCGGGGCGATGGTGTGGCTGGTGGTCCCCGGAATGTGGATCGTGGGACGTGCCTCGTGGCTGGGCATCTCGCCGGCTCCTGGTGAGTGAAGGGGTTACTTCGCCAGCTGGGCGTACAGTCCCGCCAGGTCGCCGGCCAGGCCCGCCTTGACCTGCCGCGAGATGTCGTCGGCGAGCACCTCGTACGCGCCCGTCTCGACCCCGTCGAGGGCGAGGGCGGCGACGTCACGAGGGTCGGACTTGGGTGCGTCGACATCCGCCGCCAGGTCCGTGTCGACGTAGCCGACGTGCAGTCCGGTGACGGCGATGCCGCGCGGCTGAAGCTCCAGGCGCAGGGAGTTGGTCTGCGACCACAGGGCTGCCTTGGAGGCGCTGTAGGAGCCGCCGAGGGCGAGCCAGGAGAGCACGGAGTGCACGTTGAGGAGGTGGCCGCCGCCGTTGCGCTCGATGACCGGCACGAAGGCCCGGGCGACCAGGAGTGGACCGTAGAAGTTGGTCTCGAACTCCCGGCGGATGTCGTCGACCGGGGAGTCGAGGAAGGACGCGCCGACCGCGGCGCCCGCGTTGTTGATCAGAACGGTGACGTCTCCCGCCTGCGCTGCGGCGGCCGCCACGGAGGCCGGGTCGGTGACCTCCAGCGCGACCGGGACGGCGTCGGGGTGCGTCACTGCGCGCGGGTCGCGGGCCGTGGCG from Streptomyces chartreusis NRRL 3882 harbors:
- a CDS encoding DUF3291 domain-containing protein, with translation MPHLALYTFGVLKSPLADPAPLTREFYDVGEAVYRKISQHPGYLARAEAADGDRGMLFEADWGAWGEFAVPTWYDKGRTVETTALAATLSLWTDLRPAFDAVYTGLHREALNRRYDWFERTRHPNYVMWWVSDGVIPTWQDGVSRLEHLHDHGSAPHAFTFHHSFAPEGTPTRTK
- a CDS encoding alpha/beta fold hydrolase, producing the protein MPSHEARPTIHIPGTTSHTIAPRAGRDGREGTLRYLTAGTGAPLVLLHTVRTQAEHFRLLIPLIADRYTVYALDLPGMGYSEIVPGASYDEPAMRAGVERLLTGLDLHDVTLVGESMGAVLALTTAADLPERVRRVVAVNTYDFPGGIARSSLLARVVVSGVLTPGVGPVIAGVEPKPALRKILQGGLGDKSALREDYVDELLQVGRRPGYPTVARGVYQALPSLIAARSRYPEVKAPVHLVYGEKDWSRPSDREADKRLLPAAEFTQVRKAGHFITLERPDVPADLLNAVA
- a CDS encoding SDR family oxidoreductase — its product is MTVLKGANVFVTGGSRGIGKALVEELYARGAGKVYATARDPRAVTHPDAVPVALEVTDPASVAAAAAQAGDVTVLINNAGAAVGASFLDSPVDDIRREFETNFYGPLLVARAFVPVIERNGGGHLLNVHSVLSWLALGGSYSASKAALWSQTNSLRLELQPRGIAVTGLHVGYVDTDLAADVDAPKSDPRDVAALALDGVETGAYEVLADDISRQVKAGLAGDLAGLYAQLAK